The region ATGGTGCCGCCGCTGCCGCCGACGACTCCGCTCTGCGCGACGATCGTCTGATCGCCGTGCGCCGAGTGACTCATGCCGCCGCGGTCACTGTGGTGACTGCCGCCGGCGGCGACCGCCGGGATGACGGCGGCGGCCACACCGGCCGCGGCTGCCACCGCGACACCGGCCAGGGCCAGGCCCTTGCGACGCATGTCCGACATGGCATTGAACGTGGCGTTCGATTCCATGATTCTTTTTTCTCCCCGTAATGCAGCTGACGCCCCCTGCGTCAGCTTCTGTACGGGAGTACGGATCGATTCCTACCCTGGACTCAATCCAACAATGTGACGTGCGTCACACCCGAGAGGGTGTGCGTCGGTACCGGGGGGCGTACGCCAGCGGCGCGTTCCGGGCGCCTATCCGGCCCGGTGCACCACCGCGTCCACCAGCTCCACGAGCGCGGCCTTCGCGCCACACTCGGGGAGCGGAACGAGCGCGGCCCGGGCCTCCTCCGCGTACCGCACGGTGTCACGGCGGGCCTGCTCCAGCGCGGGATGCGCCCGCAGCAGGGCCAGCGCCTCCGCGTGCCGGTCGTCGTCCGTGAGGTCGGAGTCGAGCAGCTCGCACAGCGCGATGTCCTCGGCGAGACCGAGCCGCTCCGCCCGCTCACGCAGCCGCAGCACCGGCAGCGTGGCGATGCCCTCGCGCAGGTCCGTACCCGGCGTCTTCCCGGACTCGTGCGAGTCGGAGGCGATGTCCAGCACGTCGTCCGCGAGCTGGAAGGCGACGCCCAGCCGCTCCCCGTACTGCGTCAGCACGTCCACGACCGTCTCGTCGGCGCCCGACATCATCGCGCCGAACCGGCACGCCACGGCGACCAGCGAGCCGGTCTTGCCGCTGAGCACGTCGAGGTAGTGGTCGACCGGGTCGCGCCCGTCGCGGGGCCCCGCCGTCTCCAGGATCTGTCCGGTGACGAGCCGCTCGAACGCCTCGGCCTGGATGCGGACGGCCTCGGGCCCGAGGTCGGCCAGGGTGTGGGACGCGCGCGCGAAGAGGAAGTCGCCGGTGAGCACGGCGACCGAGTTGCCCCAGCGGGTGTTCGCGCTGGGCACGCCGCGCCGCGCGTCGGCCTCGTCCATCACGTCGTCGTGGTACAGGGTGGCGAGATGGGTCAGTTCGACGACCACGGCCGAGGGCACGACACCCGGCGCGTAGGGGTCACCGAACTGCGCGGCGAGCATCACGAGCAGCGGACGGAACCGCTTCCCGCCGGCGCGCAGCAGGTGCTGCGCGGCCTCTGTGATGAAGGGGACCTCGCTCTTGGTGACTTCGAGCAAGCCCTCCTCCACAGCCGTCAATCCGGCCTGGACATCGGCTTCGAGAGCCTGGTCCCGCACGCTCAGCCCGAACGGCCCGACGACGGTCACGAGAGGTTCTCCTGTCTGCTGACGATCACATGGCGAACTCGGTCGATCATTCGGTCGATGACACGGTTTGTCGATGTGTCGCTGCCATCACTCAAGTCAGCGTATCCGGTCACGTTTCGATCACCACGAGCGCCCACCGTCCCCACCGCCGACTTCCTCCCGACTTCCCTCTCCCCCGCCACCCGATGTCCCCCGAGCGGCAGACAGTCCCACACCCGGGCGGTGCGGGATCACGGCCGGTATGTTCTTGATCAGTAGATTCGGCCGGATATCAGACGTATTGGCTGATCGGACGGGTTGAGAGCCGACCGCCGAAGACGACCGGGGCACCGAGGACGACCGCAGGGCACTGCGGACGCAGAGGACACCGTGATGAGCATGCACATCCGTACGTCCTTCTCGCACGAGACGACTCACGAGGATCTGTGGATCCCTCTCCCGGACGGCACCCGCTTGCACGCGCGCGTGTGGCGCCCGCTGGCCGACACGCCCGTCCCCGCGCTCCTCGAATATCTCCCGGACCGGCTCACCGACCGGACCGCGCCACGCGACTGGCAGCGCCACCCCTGGTACGCAGGCCACGGCTACGCCTCCGTCCGGGTGGATGCCCGCGGTTACGGCAATTCGGAGGGCGTGCCGGCGGACCCGTACGGGGAGGGCGAGCGGGCCGACGGGGTGGAAGTGATCCACTGGTTGGCGGACCAGCCCTGGTGCAGCGCCGCGGTAGGCAGGTTCGGCGTCTCCCTGGGCGGCTTCACCTCCCTCCGGATCGCGGCCCTCGCGCCCGAACCGCTCAAGGCGATCGTCACGGTCTGCTCGACCGACGATCCCTATGACAACGACGGGCACCGCATGGGAGGTTCCGTCCTCGCCGTCGAGACGCACGCACGGGCGGCCACGGCGCTCGCCGACGTCGCCCGTCCGCCGGATCCGGCACACGTGGGCCAGGTGATGTGGCGCGACATGTGGGTGAAGCGCCTGGAGACGGTGGAACCGTTCATCCATACGTGGCTGCCCCACCCGACCCGGGACGCGTACTGGCGCCACGCCGGTGTGCGCGAGGACGGGGGATACGGAGGGATCCGGGCCGCCGTGCTCGCGGTGGGCGGCTGGCACGACCCGTACCGCGACACGGTGCTGCGGCTGGTCGAGAGCCTTCCGTCCGACCGCGTGCGCGGCCTGATCGGCCCTTGGTGCCACCAGCACCCGGACCGGGGCCTGCCGCCGGGCCCGGCAATCGGCTTCCTCCAGGAGACGCTGAGGTGGTGGGGCCACTGGCTCAGGCCGACCGATACGAGCCTCCCAGAGCCCGAGCCCGACGTGATCGGCAATCCCGACCTCGGTGCGATCAACAATCCCGGCCCCGACGGGACCGCCGATCGGGGCCCTGGCGCAACCGCCCACCCGGACTCCGGCACGACCGCCCGTCCGAACCCCGGCACGACCGCCCATCCGAACCCCGGCACGACCGCCCATCCGAACCCCGGCACGACCGCCGAACCGGACCCCGGCATGAACAACCGTGACGTGATGGCGCAGCCCCTCCTGCGCTCCTACGTCATGGCCGCGCACCCCCCGGCGACGACGTACCCGTCCCTCCCCGGCCGCTGGGTGGGCGACACCGCCTGGCCCTCACCTTCCGTGACCCCGATCGCGTACGCGTTGCGGGGCGCACCGGTGCTGGTGCGCTCCCCTCAGCACACGGGCGTGGACGCGGGCCGTTTCCGTCCCGACGGGAACGACGCGGACCTGCCGCCGAACCAGCGGGAGGAGGACGCGAGATCGGCCTGCTTCGAGTTCGAGGTCCCAGGGGAGACCTGGGTCCTGGGGCGCCCGAGGGTCCGCCTCCGTCTGACGTCCCACTCCCCCTGGGGCCAGGTGATCGCCCGGGTGTGTGACGTCGCTGCCGACTGCTCCTCGACGCTGGTGACCCGGGGTGCTCTGAACCTGTCAGCGCGCTACGGCTCCGACCAGGCGGTCTCCTGGAAACCGGGCTCTACGGAAGACGTGGTTTTCGACCTGACCGCCATCGGCTACGCGTTCCCGCCCGGCCACCGCATCCGGCTCTCCCTCTCCTCCGCCTACTGGCCGTGGATCTGGCCCCAGCCGGGCTCGACTGTGGGGTTCGCCCTGGACCCGGCGGCCAGTTCCCTCGAACTTCCGGTGCGAGCAAGGGAGTCGGACCCGGGGATCACCTTCGAGGAGCCGGAGCAGTCCGGGCCCCTGGGGGTGACGTCCCCGGCCACCCTTGACGAACCCCGCCCCGAACGCCTGGTCGCCCGTGACGTGGCGAGGGGCGAGTGGCGTGTGGAGGTCGATCCTCGCCAGGACGGCACCCGTGTCCACCCGGACGGCCTCGAATGCACGGAGGACGCCCTGGACACGTACACCATCGATGAGTCGGACCCGCTCTCCGCCCGCACCCGCTCGACGAGGTCGATCCGTCTGCACCGCCCGGAGCTGCCCTGGGACGCCCGGGTCGAGACACGCTCCGAACTCAGCTGCGACGCCTGGGAGTTCATCACCTCGAACGAGCTGATCCGCAAGGACGGCAACGAGGTGGTCTTCCATCGGACGTGGGAGAGGCGAATCCCCCGGACGGCGGACTGGAGTCCCGGCGGCGGCATGGGCAACCCTGAGGAGCATGGCGCGGACCGGTGAGTTCCTGATGGCCCTGGACGAGGGGATGCTCGCGTACTTCCGCGAGATGGCCGACGAGATGGTCACGCGCTTCGGGATCCCCCGGGCCGAGGCGGTTGCGAGGATCAACAGGGCTTACGCGGGGCAGGAGTTCGGCCCCTACCCGGACCTGATGTGCCACGAACTCCCCGAATACTGGGCCCGCGGCCTCTACTTCAAGCCCAACGCCGGCCGGCTCCCCGACGACGACCCCGACACGGACCTGTCCGTGTGGGAGGTGCGCCCGGCTCCGCCCGCGGCCTCACCGGCCTGGACACTCGAAGCCTGATGTCCGATTTGCCGCCAGTGCCGCTTTATTTCTGCTTGGTCGCGTGAGTTGGGTCACGTCCACGTGGGGTGGACTCTTTATCCCCCTTTGACGACTCCCCCTTTGCATAAGGCAAGTTGAGTGTCACGTTCCGGATTAATCGGGCATTTTCTCCCACGCATTTCGCAGGTGAAAGCGATCTACACCGGGAAATGAGGGCTTGTTCCGGACATGTGCTCTCGCATACGTTCACGTCGATCCGGACGGACCGCCCAATCCTGCCGCCGACCGGAATATCCCAGCCACCCACACGCGCACGGCAGGAGCGGGGGACCCAGGTAAGCCGCCGATCCGGACACCGGAACGGCTAGGGGTGAAGTCGCACACACCGTGCGGCCGGGCAGCTCCCGCCCGAACCCGACAGCTCACCTCGCAGGCGCCGGAGAGGAATTCGCCATGTCCGCACGAGGCAAACGCCGCAGCTTCAAGACCCACAGCATCCTCACTCGGGGCATCCTCGCCGCGGGACTGGGCGGAGTCACGCTCGCCCTTCCGATCGTGGGCGCGACCTGCGCACAGGCCGCCACCCCCACCGCCGCCACCACCACCGACGTCCAGCTCATCACGTACAAGGTGGTCGCGGGCGACACCCTGGCCAAGATCGCACAGAAGTACCCCACGAGCGGTGGCGCGGCGAAGCTGTACGTCGCCAACCGCGCGGTCATAGGCCCCGACCCGTCGACGCTCCGCCCGGGCCTCACCCTGACCGTGGGCACCAAAAGGGTCCAAATCCCCACCAAGGCGACCCCGGCGCCCACCGCCACCAAGGCCCCTGCGAAGACGTACGCGAACAACCTCGACGGATGGATCAAGCACTCGCTGGACATCATGGCCCGCGCCAAGATCCCCGGCACCTACAACGGCATCCACCGCAACGTCATGCGCGAGTCCTCCGGGAACCCCCTGGCCATCAACAACTGGGACTCCAACGCCAAGGCCGGCATCCCCTCCAAGGGCCTCCTCCAGGTCATCGACCCGACGTTCAAGGCCTACCACGTGCCGGGCACGTCGATGAACCCCTACGACCCGGTCGCGAACATCACGGCGGCCTGCAACTACGCGGCGGCGAAGTACGGCTCGATCGACAACGTCAACGGGCCCTACTGATAGGACTGGTGGGACTGGTAGGGCTGGTAGGGCTGGTACGACTGCCGGAGCTGATGGGGCTGATGGGGTCGAGGAGACTCGGACGGCTGCCGGGGACTACGGGGCTCTCCGGACTCCCGGAACCGATCCGTCCGGCACGGGAACAACCGCTCCAGTACCACCGCGATCCCGTCGTCCTCGTTCGACAGCGTCACCTCGTCGGCCACCGCCTTCAGCTCCGGATGGGCGTTGGCCATGGCGACCCCCCGGGCGGCCCAGTCGAACATGGGGATGTCGTTGGGCATGTCACCGAAGGCGATGGTGGCGGCGGGAGTGAGACCGAGGTGGGCGGCGGCGAGCGCCAGCCCGGTCGCCTTGGTCACGCCGCATGGCTGGAGTTCGACGGTCCCGGGCCCCGACATGGTGACGGTGGCCAGCGAGCCCACCACACCCCGAGCCGCCGATGCCAACTCGTCGTCGGACAGCGACGGGTGACGGAGCAACACCTTGCTGATCGGCTCCGTCCACAGGTCGTCGCGTCGGTGCACCCGTACCGCCGGAAGCGTCGGATGCGGCATCACGTACCCCGGCTCGATGAGCGTCAGCCCGTCCACGCCGTCCTGGTCCACCGCGGCGTAGAGCAGCCCGACCTCCGCCTCGATCTTCCCGAGCGCGGTCTCCGCGAGTTCCCTGTCCAGGGTCACCGACCACAGCAGGCGGTCCGCCGCCGCGTCGTACAACTGCGCCCCCTGCCCGCACACCGCCAGCCCCGCGCCGCCGAGTTCGTCGAGCAGCGGTCGAACTCTCGGCGCCGGGCGCCCCGTCACGACCAGGTGCCGGGCGCCCGCCTCGGCCACCCTCGCCAACGCGGCCCGGGACCGGTCGGAGAGGGTGTCGTCGCCGCGGAGCAGCGTTCCGTCCAGGTCAGTGGCGATAAGTGAATATGCAGTCGGAGCGGCCATGATCCGAAGAATACGGATCGAACGACTCATCGGCCCGGCGTGAACCGGACGACGTCCGGTATCCCGTCAGCAACGCCGTTCACCGTACGGGGCGTACCGGGCGTACAGAGTGCACTTCTGCCCGCCCACCGAAGCGGGCGGTACGAAAAGACTCCGAGCGGAATGTCACTCCAGAGGATGACGCGGCTGCGGTGACTGTGGCTGCCTGAGCCCAACACGAGCTCCGGCGCGGCCGGTTGGGCCCGGCCCGGGGACGTGGCTCACAAGCCGCCGCCCCCTCGGCCGTACGGACCCCGGCCACCTCACCCGTGCGCGCCCGCCAAGTGCTTGGCCAGCCGCGGCGAAGCGAACTCCGTACCGCACACGAACCGCATCACCGGCCCGTAGGAAGCCGCCGCCGGCAACCCCGTGAAGTACAGCCCGGGCACCGAGGAGCGGTACCCCGCACCGAGCTTGGGAGTGCCGCGGCTCACCACGAGCGCCGTACGCAACTCGTGTCCCAGGAAGTCCATCGCGGCGATGTCGACGCGATAGCCCGTCGCCGCGATGACATGGTCGGCGGAAACCTCCTCGGTCCGGCCCCCCAGGGTCTGCACGGTCAGGACCGGACGCCCGTCGGAGACGTCGGCGCGAACAATCCCGGAGACCTCGCTGACCTCGACCTTGCCCTCGAAGCGGTCGCGCAGCCACCACGCGCCGAGGGGGCCGAGGACTCGGCGGACCAGGTAGTGCCGGGTCTCAGCGGGCAGATAGCGGTAGGGGTGCGGGTAGTAGCTGAGCGCCCACAGGGACCAGGCGCGTCCGAAGGGCGACTCGGGGCGCAGCTTCGGCTGCTTCCAGGGCGGCGCGCCGAAGGCGACCCTGCCTCGTCCCCGGGACACCACCCGCACCTGCGCGCCCGCCTCCGCCGCGAGCGCCGCCGTCTCCAGCGCGGACTGGCCCGCGCCGACGACGATCAGCTCCTTGCCGGAGAACCGGGTGAGGTCGTGGTGCTGGGAGCTGTGCGAGACGGGGCCGGTGGGTGTGGGGCCGTCCGCCGCCGCGCCGCCGAGTTCGGGCGGCAGATGGGCGAGTCCGTACAGTCCCGTGGCCACGACGACCGCCCGCGCCGTGAACGACTCCCCCGAGTCCAGCTTGAGTTCGAAGCCCTCGCCGCCCCGGCGGTCGACGGACACGACCCGCACCCGCTCCAGCTCGGGCACCAGCTTCTGCTGGAACCACTCCCCGTACGCGATGAACGTCTCGACCGGAATGATGTCCTCGTCCGTGACGAGCCGGCGGATCCCCGCCGCGTCGCAGTAGTCGGCGATCGTGTGGCCGGGCTGTGGGGCGTCGAGGCTGGACGCGACCGGAGTCGACTTGAGAAGCATCCCCTCGGGCATGTGGTCACGCCAGCTCACCATGGGCTCGCCGAACACGCGCACCGGGATACCGCGCGCCCGCAGATGGGCGGCGGTGGACAGGCCGAACGGGCCGGCACCGATGACTGCTACCGGATGAATCACGAAGTCCCTCCCCAGGACGTACTTTCGTCACTTCGTGGTCGTACTGGTGCTGTTGCCACGGCGGTTGGTCCGCCACAGCTGATACAGATGCCTCGCGCCCGGCCGCACGAAGCGCGCGAGCATCGTGAAGAACGGCCGCAGGTCGTCACCCGCGAGCCAGGCCAGCTCCGTACCGCTCGCGCGAGCCGGCGCGTGCGGGGTGGTGTAGCCGCTGCGCCGGTAGGCGAGCAGGGCCGGCAGGTCGATGTTCTCCACGATGTACCGGTGACCGGCCCGCTGTTCACCTTCGGGAACGGTGCGCCCGGTCAGGTTGAGATGCATGGCACGGACGACGTCGATCCCCGACTCGTTCTCGAAGAGCCGGAACTGCGCGCCCATCCGGGGGTTGAAGTCGAGGAGTTTGTATCGCCCGTCGCGCCGGTCGAAGCGCAGGTCGAGGTCGATGACGCCGCTGAAGCCGATCTGTTTGATGAAACGCGCGGCGAGGTCCGCGAGTTCCGGATTGTCGACGACGTACGCGTTCGCCGTCATTCCCGCGTGCGGCGGCCAGGAGCGGACCTTCACGCCCGTGAACATCGCGAGCGGCGTCGAGTCCGCGTCGAAGTACGCGTGCACGATCCAGTCCTCTGCCTCCTCCCTGGGCAGGTACTCCTGGAGGATCACGCCAGGCTGATCACCCCAGTCCCGGGCGAGTGACAGAAGCCCCTCCCGGGTCGCGATCCTCGTCGTCCCGTTCACCGCCGGCTGGCTGCGGCGTACGAACGCCTCCCGGTTCTTGGCGACGATCGGAAACCGGGCGCTCTCGGCGAACGCCACGATCTCCTCGTACGACTGCGGAAAGGCCGCCGCCGGACTGGGGATGCCGTGTTCCACACAGAGTTCGTGCAGGCCCTGCTTGCTGGCGAGGCGCCGGGGCAGTTTGGCGTCCACCCGAGGGAAGAGGAACCGCTCCCCCAGCTCCTCCTGGTGCTCGGCGATCAGGACGGCCGCCTCCTCGTCCGTCGGGACGAGCACCGTCGGCCGCCCGATGCGGGCCCCGATCCGCAGCAGCCCCTCGACGAGACGCTCCGGCTCCTCCGTCCCCGTAGTCGGCCAGACGAAGGCACGGCGCAGATAGCGCGAGGCCGCGGCAGGCGTGTAACGGTCCTCGGTGATCGCATACATCGGTATGCCGAGGCGGCCCAGACTACGGATGGCACCCACACCGCCGTGGTGCAGCGGATAGTCACCAAACTTCACGATCAGGCCCGGAACGTTCCGGTCGGCGTCGACCGGTACTCCGCTGACGCTCCTGGCCACGGGTCCCCCCACGTGTCCCCCCCTACGGACCGGACCCACCCCGTCCGTGTCCCCAAAGGACGCTAAGCCGGAACTACCGCCTCCGACAAGGCCTATTCGGACATTGCGAACTCTTTAGGCACTGCCGAGGCAACTCTTCGAGTACTGCCACTGCGACTCAAGACAGCTCGCGGCGACTCACGGCAACTCTCTGGGCACTGCCACAGCACGTCACTCCCCCGTAACCTGTGCCGCGACCACCCGGAACACGTGAAACACCCACACGTGCACCGCGCGGATCACACGGCCAAGCCAGATCACACGGATCACACAGCGCGCACGACCACGAAAGCGAGGCACCACCCGATGCCCCCCTTCGACGTCCCCGAGGGCGATCCCTTCGGCCCTCACAACCTCCCCTACGGCGTCTTCTCCCGGGCCGGAGCGTCCGAGCGGAGCGTCGGCGTCCGGCTCGGCGACCACGTCCTCGACGCGGGAGCGACCGCCCGGGCACTCGGCTCCCCGTACGCCGAACTGCTCGCGCAGCCCACCCTGAACCCGCTGCTCGCCGCCGGCCACACGGCCTGGTCCGACGTACGCCGCGCACTCACCGCCTGGGTGACGGTCCCGGCCCACCGGGAGACCATCGCGCCCCTCCTGCACCCCCTCTCCGAGGTGACCCTGCACCTCCCCTTCGAGGTCGCGGACTACGTCGACTTCTACGCCTCCGAGAACCACGCCCGGAACGTCGGCCAGATCTTCCGCCCCGACGCCACCGACTCCCTCACCCCCAACTGGAAGCACCTGCCGATCGGTTACCACGGCCGCTCCGGCACGGTCGTGGTGTCGGGCACGGAGGTGGTCCGCCCCTCGGGCCAGCGCAAGGCCCCTTCCGACACCGCCCCCGTCTTCGGCCCCTCCGTCCGGCTGGACATCGAGGCGGAGGTCGGCTTCGTGGTCGGCGCACCCTCGACCAGGGGCACGCCTGTCCCTCTCTCCTCCTTCCGCGACCACGTCTTCGGCCTCTGCCTCCTCAACGACTGGTCGGCGCGCGACATCCAGGCCTGGGAGTACGTCCCTCTCGGCCCCTTCCTCGGCAAGTCCTTCGCCACCTCGGTGTCGGCCTGGATCACCCCGCTCGACGCGCTGGACGACGCACGGGTCGCGCCCCCGGCGCGCACGCACCCCCTCCTCTCCTACCTGGACGACTCCGAGGACGAGCCCGGCGGCTACGACCTCCGTATCTCCGTCGCCGTCAACGGCCACGTCGTCTCCGAACCCCCCTTCTCCACCATGTACTGGACGGCCGCCCAGCAACTGGCCCACATGACGGTCAACGGAGCCTCCCTGCGCACCGGCGACCTGTACGGTTCGGGAACGGTCAGCGGCCCCTCCGAGCACGAGCGCGGCTCCCTCCTGGAACTCACCTGGAACGGCCGCGACACCCTCGACCTCCCCGACGGCAAGCGGGCCTTCCTGGAGGACGGCGACGAGGTCACCCTGACGGCCTGGGCCCCGGGCCCCGGCGGCACGCGGGTGGGGCTGGGCGAGGTGACGGGCCGCATCACCCCGGCACCCGACCCTTCCTGACTCCCGGCCCTGGACGGTCCGGGGGCGCAAACCCCGTCGGGATGCGGGGGCGAAGCCCCGCGGTGGTCCCCCGGGGGAGGGGAGTCCCCACTCTGCGGTAGTCCCCCAGGGAGGGGAGTCCCCCGGGGGCGAAGGGGGATCGAAGGGGCGGCGTCTCTGGGATGGGACGGGTAGAGGCGGCGGGGGCGAAAACCCCTACCCCGCCGGTCCCACGCCCCCACACCCACAGGACACCCCCGCCCCACACCGCGCCCCCACGGGGTGGCAGATCTCCCCTCCTCCCGACCAAAACCGCAGGCCAACCCCCGACCCTCACCATCGGCAGGTGGCGCAACACTCCAGCAACACCACCACCCGCACCCCGTCGGTATGGTCCGTCGCATGCCCACCGAACGCATCCGAGAGCACGCCGGCCCAGGCGCGACCACCGTCGCCGCCCGCCGGCGCCGGCTGCGCGCGGACCGGGCGAGGCAACTCGCCGACCTGCTCCGCCACCAGGTGCTGACCGGCAGCTTCCCGGACGGCACCCTGCCGCACGAAGCCGCCCTCGGCACCGACTACCGCGCCTCGCGCAACACCGTCCGCCAGGCCCTCGACCTGCTCCGCGCGGAAGGCCTGGTGGAACGCCTTCCCGGCGTCGGCACCGTCGTCGTCGCCCAGAAGTACCCGCACGGACTCGACCGGCTGATGGGACTCGCGGAGACCCTGCGCGAACACGGCCAGGTCACCAACGAGATCCGCACGGTCGGCCCCGTGACCGCGCCCACCCCAGTGGCCGACCGCCTTCGTATCGCCCCCGGCGCCGACGTCCTCTACATCGAACGACTCCGCCGCCTCGACGGACTCCCCCTCTCCCTCGACCTCACCTACATCCCGCTCGACCTGGGCACCGCCCTGCTCGGCGCCGACCTGGAGAACACCGATGTCTTCCGCCTCCTGGAAGCCATCTCAGGCCAGCCGCTGGAGCACGCCGAGATCACCCTGGAGGCGGTCAACTCCGACGCACACTCGGCGGCCGTCCTGCAAGCGCCCCGCGGTGCGGCCGTCCTCATGCTGGAGCGGCTCACTCACCTCGCCGACGGCCGCCCCGTGGACCTGGAGTTCATCCGCTTCCGCGGCGACCGCATCACGATGAGCGGCCAGCTCCGCCGCACGCTCTGACGACTCTCTTCACCACGTCACCGTCACCCCCCTTCCTCACCGCGCCCCCTCGCCACCGCGCCCCTCCACCCCTTCATCGTTTCGAAGGGCCCTTCCGGTTCATCCCACGCACGAATTTTCTGGAGACAGCCATGCCCTTGGCGCCCCAGCGGGCCGACGTGCCCGTGACCATCGACGAGTCGAAGTGCATCGACGGCTGCACGCTCTGCGTGGACATGTGCCCGCTGGACTCCCTCGCCATCGACGAGAGCAACGGCAAGGCGTACATGCACGTCGACGAGTGCTGGTACTGCGGCCCCTGCGCGGCCCGCTGCCCCACCGGGGCCGTCACGGTCAACATGCCCTACCTCCTCCGGTGAGAGGACAGAACTCCCATGAAACTCAAGGCATTCGCCGCTCTCGCCACGGCCGCCCTCGTCCTTCCTCTCACCGCCTGCGGCAGCGGCGCCACGAGCGGCGCCGGCTCCACGGTCACCATCACGGTCGGCTACCAGTCCAAGACCATCAACACCGTCACGGCGGGAACCCTGCTTCGTTCCCTCGGCTACTTCGAGAAGGAGCTCAACGCCCTCGGGGACGGCACCACGTACAAGGTGAACTGGCAGGACTACGCGACCGGCGCCCCGATCACCGCCCAGATGACCGCCGGTAAGATCGACATCGGTTCGATGGGCGACTTCCCGCTGCTG is a window of Streptomyces mirabilis DNA encoding:
- a CDS encoding GntR family transcriptional regulator, with product MPTERIREHAGPGATTVAARRRRLRADRARQLADLLRHQVLTGSFPDGTLPHEAALGTDYRASRNTVRQALDLLRAEGLVERLPGVGTVVVAQKYPHGLDRLMGLAETLREHGQVTNEIRTVGPVTAPTPVADRLRIAPGADVLYIERLRRLDGLPLSLDLTYIPLDLGTALLGADLENTDVFRLLEAISGQPLEHAEITLEAVNSDAHSAAVLQAPRGAAVLMLERLTHLADGRPVDLEFIRFRGDRITMSGQLRRTL
- a CDS encoding 4Fe-4S dicluster domain-containing protein produces the protein MPLAPQRADVPVTIDESKCIDGCTLCVDMCPLDSLAIDESNGKAYMHVDECWYCGPCAARCPTGAVTVNMPYLLR